The window TTCGCGTGCCCGAACCCCTCGCCGTCGAGCGGAACGTGCTGGTGATGGAGTACCTCGGCGGCGAGACCCAGCGTGCCCAGCGGCTCAACGAGGTCCACGTCGAGAACCCCCAGACCGCCTACGAGGTCGTCCGGGAGTACACCAGGCGACTCTATGCGGCCGGGCTCATCCACGGCGACCTCTCGGAGTACAACATCGTCGTCACCGAGGGCGAACTCTGCTTTCTCGATTTGGGTCAGGCCATCACGGTCCACCACCCGAACTCCCGGGAGTACCTCGAACGGGACTGTCACAACGTCGCCGCCTTCTTCCGCCGGCAGGGACTGGAGGTCAGCGACCAGGACCTCCTCGACTACGTGACCGAGGCCGACCCGACGCCGAACGAGGACCTCGACGAACCTCAGTCGTAGGCGTGGGCCTGTAGCGTCTCCAACTCGACGGTATCCAGTACGGCCTCGTTCGTCGCTTCGAGGATGACCGGCGGGACCGTCGTCTCGGGGATGTGTCGCCGCCGGACGGCCTCAAGCGTCTCGACCCACCGTGGAACGCAGAGACACCAGCAGTCGCCGGGTTCCAGCCCCGGGAAGTCCAGTTCGGGCCGCGGCGTCACGAGGTCGTTGCCCTGCTGTTTGCTGAACTGCAGGAAGTCCTCGGTCATCATCGCACAGAGTTCGTGCCGGCCGTGGTCGGCGTCGTGACACGAGCAATGGCCGTCGCGTTCGAAGCCGGTCGTGGGGTCGGTGCTACACGGCTGGAGCGGTTCGCCGAGGACGTTCTTTTCGGGCATATCGAGGCGACGGCCGCCGGCCTCAAAAGCCCCGGCGCCTCCGGGGTGCTGAGGCCCGCCCGAGGCTTCTTTTCGGAGCGCACAGAATCCCCGAACATGAACGTCGGCATCATCTCCGATACCCACGACAACGTGCCCGCGATTCAGGATGCGATGGATATCTTCGAGGACCGCGGCGTCGAGACGGTCGTCCACTGTGGCGACTTCGTCGCACCGCCGGCCGTCCGCCATCTGGAACGGGAGGGCATCGACGTTCACGCCGTCCGCGG of the Natronomonas halophila genome contains:
- a CDS encoding DUF2237 family protein, which gives rise to MPEKNVLGEPLQPCSTDPTTGFERDGHCSCHDADHGRHELCAMMTEDFLQFSKQQGNDLVTPRPELDFPGLEPGDCWCLCVPRWVETLEAVRRRHIPETTVPPVILEATNEAVLDTVELETLQAHAYD